Proteins found in one Balaenoptera acutorostrata chromosome 17, mBalAcu1.1, whole genome shotgun sequence genomic segment:
- the PKIA gene encoding cAMP-dependent protein kinase inhibitor alpha isoform X2, protein MTDVETTYADFIASGRTGRRNAIHDILVSSASGNSNELALKLAGLDINKTEGEEDAQRNSTEQSGEAQGEAAKSES, encoded by the exons ATGACTGATGTGGAAACTACATATGCAGATTTTATTGCTTCAGGAAGAACGGGTAGAAGAAATGCAATACATGATATCCTGGTTTCCTCTGCAAGTGGTAACAGCAATGAATTAGCCTTGAAATTAGCAGGTCTTGATATCAACAAGACAG AAGGTGAAGAAGATGCACAGCGAAATTCAACAGAACAAAGTGGGGAAGCCCAGGGAGAAGCAGCAAAATCTGAAAGTTAA